CCTCGTGCTCGCGATCGTCACCTCGGTCGGAGCCGGCGCCCTCGACGCGACGCGCGTGCTGATCCTCCTGGTCGAGACCGCGGTGTTCATCGCCATCCCGCTGACGATCGGACGAATCGGCTATCGCGAGCACGGCCATCGTTCGCAGCTGCTCAAGATCCCGCACGGCGCGCTCTCCGTCGCACTCATCATCTGCCTGGTGTTCGCCGTCCTCGCCGGCTCGATCGGGCTGGCGGCGATCGTGGGTGCCTATCTCGCCGGTCTCATCGTCGCCGAGCTGTCCGATGAGCTGGAGCTGAAACGCGACCTCTCGCCGATCCGAGCGCTCCTCGTCCCGTTCTTCTTCGTGCTGACCGGAGCCCGGTTCGACATCGCTACCATGCTGCGGCCGGAGTCCCTGGCAATCGGCGTGGCGATCACTCTCATGGCGATCGTGACCAAGCTGATCGGCTGCGGCCTCGCGATGTGGGGCACAAGCCTTCGCTCGGCTGTACGCGTCGGCGTGGGGATGGTGCCCCGGGGCGAGGTCGGCCTAGTCGTCGCTTCGATCGGGCTCGCGGCGGGCGTGATCGATGGACCGCTCTATGGCGCAGTCCTCATGATGGTGGCCGTGACGACGCTCGCCGCCCCGCTGCTACTGGGCCCGGCGTTCAGGTTCCGGGCGCGATGACGGCGTCGAAGACCGAGTTCCGCCGCAAGCTCGATCGCGCCCTCGACTCTGACAAGCTGCGGGTCGCGCTCCACCGCGCCCTCCCGGCTCTCGGTCTGCGCCGTGAAGACCGGATGCGCGAGATCGACTGGCCGAAG
This is a stretch of genomic DNA from Candidatus Limnocylindria bacterium. It encodes these proteins:
- a CDS encoding cation:proton antiporter → MAAKVSSELAIRLGGVALVGEIIAGAVLGPHGFGIIQENQLVEGLAELGVVVLLFSVGLETEWHQLRDVGMRGIVVGSVGIVLPFIGGAAIALLSGHQTITALFVGTALVATSVGITARVLEEQGLLKQRESLIILAAAVADDVLGLLVLAIVTSVGAGALDATRVLILLVETAVFIAIPLTIGRIGYREHGHRSQLLKIPHGALSVALIICLVFAVLAGSIGLAAIVGAYLAGLIVAELSDELELKRDLSPIRALLVPFFFVLTGARFDIATMLRPESLAIGVAITLMAIVTKLIGCGLAMWGTSLRSAVRVGVGMVPRGEVGLVVASIGLAAGVIDGPLYGAVLMMVAVTTLAAPLLLGPAFRFRAR